TTCGACTGGGGCATCGAGGTTCCCTGGGACGACGCGCACGTCATCTACGTGTGGGTCGACGCTCTGCTGAACTACGCGACGGCGGTCGGCTACGGTGACGACACCGACGAGTTCGACAGCCGCTGGCCCGCGTACCACGTGGTCGGCAAAGACATCCTGCGCTTCCACGCCGTCATCTGGCCGGCGATGCTCATGGCTGCGGGCGTCGACGTGCCCAAGGGCGTCTTCGCGCACGGCTGGCTGCTCGTCGGCGGCGAGAAGATGTCGAAGTCGAAGCTCACCGGCATCGCGCCGACGGAGATCACGGATGTCTTCGGCTCGGACGCGTACCGCTACTACTTCCTGTCGGCGATCGCCTTCGGTCAGGACGGCTCGTTCTCCTGGGAAGACCTCGCGGCCCGCTATCAGGCAGAGCTCGCGAACGGCTTCGGCAACCTTGCCTCGCGCACCGTCGCGATGATCGAGCGCTACTTCGACGGCGTGGTTCCCACCGCCTCCGAGTACACGGAGCAGGACCTCGAGATCCAGCGCATCGTCGCGAAGGCCGCGTCGCAGGCGGATGCTGCCATGGAGCGCTTCCGCATCGACGAGGCCATCGAGTCGATCTGGACGATCGTCGATGCGCTCAACGGCTACATCACCGAGAACGAGCCGTGGGCTCTCGCGAAGGATGAGACGCAGCGCGACCGCCTCTCGACGGTGCTGTACACGTGTGCAGACGGTCTGCGTGCGCTCACGGTGCTGCTGTCGCCGGTGATGCCGCAGTCGACGGCCACGCTCTGGGCTGCTCTCGGTGCGGCGGATTCGCTGGGTGCGCTGGACGCGCAGCCGCTGCGTGAGGCCGGCGCCTGGGGTGTTCTTCCCGCGGGGGCGAAGGTCAGCACGCTGGCACCGCTGTTCCCGCGCGTGGAGACCTCGGCCTGATCCGAGCGGCACGATGAGCCAGCATCCCGAGACCTACGTGCGCGAGCGCGCGACGGAGGGACGAAAGAATCTGCTCTATCCGTCGGCGCCCGCGCCGCTCGCGGTACCGGTCTACGACAACCACGCCCATCTGGAGATCACTGACGGCGACGACCCGCTGACGCTCGCCGAGCAGCTCGACCGCGCGCAGGAGGCCGGTGTGATCGGCGTCGTGCAGGCCTCCGGAGACCTGGAATCCTCGCGCTGGGCGGTCGCCGCAGCCGAGAGCGACCAGCGCGTGCTCGCGGCCGTCGCGATCCATCCGAACGACGCCCCGACGTACGCGGCGGCCGGTCTTCTCGATGACGCGATCACGGAGATCGATGAGCTCGCCGCGCACCCGCGCACGCGTGCGATCGGTGAGACGGGGTTGGATTTCTTCCGCACCGGGCCCGAGGGACGTGAGGCCCAGTTCGTCTCCTTCGAGGCGCACATCGCACTGGCGAAGAAACACGGCATCGCGATGCAGATCCACGACCGCGACGCGCATGATGACGTCCTCAAGACGCTCGTGCGCGTCGGTGCCCCCGAGACGACCGTGTTCCACTGCTTCTCGGGTGATGAAGCGATGGCGCGGATCGCCGCTGACGCGGGCTACTACCTGTCCTTCGCCGGCAACGTCACCTTCAAGAACGCGCAGAACCTGCGCGATGCGCTGGCGGTCACACCGCTCGATCGCATCCTCGTTGAGACGGACGCGCCCTTCCTGACTCCCGTGCCGCTCCGCGGCCGGCCGAACGCGCCCTACCTCATCCCGATCACGCTGCGCTTCATGGCCGAAGAGCTCGGCATCGACGTCGATGAACTGGGCGCGCAGGTCGCCGCGAACACGCTGCGCGTCTACGGCTCGTTCGACGACTGAACCTCAGCCGTCTCGTCGAGCACGGGCTTCGCGCTCACGATCTGCGAGATCGGACGCCACACGAGCACAAGGGTCAGCGCCGCACCGGCGAAGGCGAACCACCAGGGCGCCGTCAGTCCCCAGGTCTCCGCGATCACACCACCGAGTGCCTGCCCGATGACCATGCCGCCGAAGACGCCCACCATGTTGACCGAGGCGACACGGCCCTGCAGTTCGGCGGGCACGAGCCGCTGTCGCACGGTCGTCGAGATCGTGCCCCATACGAACGCGTAGGCGCCGAAGAAGAACATGATCACGAGCGCGACCCAGCCGATCGAGGTGAGCGCGAAGGCAAGATGCATGAGCACCTCCATCGTGAGCACGATGCGCATGAGTGCGGCGAAGGAGATGTGGCGCTCCAGCCAGCCGAAGCTGAACGTCGCGAGCAGTCCACCAGCAGCGGATGCGGTCGTCAGCATGCCGTAGCCGACAGCGCCGAGGTCCAGATGCTCGGTCGCATACAGCACGAGCACGCCCCAGGGGGCTGCCCAGGTGATGTTGAACGCGAGGATGATGATCACGAGCATCCGTACGGGTGGATTTCGCCACAGCCAGCGGATGCCCTCAGCGATGTCGGTGTGCACGGCCGTCCGCTCGCCCGTCTCGCCCCGCGACGGAACGGGGGTGCGCGCCATGCGCGAGATCAGCACGACGGCGAGGCTGACGCAGACGATCTCCAGCAGGAAGGGCCAGGCCGTGCCGGCAGCGAAGAGGAACGCGCCCAGCGGGGGACCGGCGAACTGGTTCGCGACAAGGTAGCCGGCCTGCAGTCGCGCATTCCCGGTGCCGAGGTCCGCGGGCTGCACGATCATCGGCAGCAGCGTGCTTCCGGCGGTGTCGACGAAGACCTCGGCGGTGCCGTAGAGGAAGGCCACCGCGAGCACGATGCCGATGTTCGACGTTCCCGTCACAAGGAACACGCAGAGAGCGGCGAGCACGACGGCGCGGGCGGCATTGGCGAACATCACCAGTCGGCGCCGATCGAAGCGGTCGGCGATCGCTCCGGCGTGCAATCCGAACAGCAGCCAGGGCAGGAACTGCAGGATGGCTCCGGATGCCACCAGGATCGGCGACGACGTGATCGACGCGATCAGCAGTGGCGCGGCCGCGAGGGCGACGCCGTCGCCGACGTTGCTCGTCCAGGAAGAGGCGAGAAGCCAGCGGAAATCACGACCCATACGGCGGGGCGCGATGAGTTCACCAGGGGAGGGCACCCGAAGATCCTACGGAGATTAGGGAAGAATGGGGGGATGACCGTGACCCTGCTCGGCGCCACCGAGATCCGCCGTCTTGCCGCTGAGCTCGATGTGACCCCGACCAAGAAGCTCGGCCAGAACTTCGTCGTCGACGCCAACACGGTGCGCAAGATCGTGCACGCCGCCGCCGTGCAGCCGGGAGAGCGAGTGGTCGAGGTCGGCCCAGGGCTCGGGTCGCTGACCCTCGCGATCCTCGAAGCCGGGGCATCCGTCACCGCTGTCGAGATCGACCATCGTCTGGCTGCGCGTCTGCCGCAGACCGCCGCGGAGCACGGTGTGCCAGAGGGGGCTCTGACCGTGGTGGATGCCGATGCCCTGCGCGTGACAGAGCTGCCGGGCGAGCCGACGTTGCTCGTCGCGAACCTTCCGTACAACGTGTCGGTGCCGGTTCTCCTGCACTTCCTCGAGAACTTCACCTACCTCCAGCGAGGTGTCGTCATGGTGCAGGCCGAGGTCGCTGAGCGCCTCGCCGCGAAGCCGCACTCCAAGATCTACGGCACCCCCAGCGTGAAGGCCGCCTGGTACGGCGAGTGGAAGCTCTGCGGCACGGTCTCGCGCCAGGTCTTCTGGCCGGTGCCGAACGTCGACAGTCTGCTCGTCGGGTTCGATCGGGCCGCTGACGTGCGCGGTTCCGAGGAGGAGCGCGTGGCGACGTTCGCAATCGTCGACGCCGCATTCAACCAGCGCCGCAAGATGCTGCGCCAGGCGCTGTCTGGCCTGTTCGGCGGTTCGTCCGCGGCATCCGAGATCCTCACCAGGGCCGGCGTCGCTCCGACCGCGCGCGGCGAAGATCTCACGGTCGACGACTACCACCGCATCGCCCTCGCGGCCGCTAGCCTGGACGAGTGACCGCACCCCGCTTCAAGCCCCACGTCCCCGAGATCCACCGGCCGTACTCGGCTGCTGCGGATCGCTACCAGCGCTTCGAGTATCGCCAGGTCGGAGCATCCGGACTCTACCTGCCGCCGATCTCGCTCGGACTCTGGTGGAACTTCGGCGACAACATCCCGCTCGACAACCAGCGGGCACTGCTGCGGCACGCCTTCGACATCGGCATCACGCACTTCGATCTGGCGAACAACTACGGCCCGCCCTACGGCTCGGCCGAGAAGAACTTTGGGCGGATCTTCGCGGAAGATCTGCGTCCCTACCGTGACGAGCTCATCATCTCGTCGAAGGCGGGATGGGACATGTGGCCGGGGCCGTACGGAGACCTCGGGTCGCGCAAGTACATCCTGGCGAGCGCGGAGCAGTCCCTGACGCGCATGGGGCTCGACTACGTCGACATCTTCTACTCGCACCGTGTCGACCCGGTCGCCCCCATCGAAGAGACGATCGGCGCACTCGACACCCTCGTGCGGCAGGGCAAGGCCCTTTACGTGGGCATCTCGTCATATAGCGCGGAGCGCTCGGCTGAGGCAGCGAAGGTCGCCCGCGAGCTGGGCACGCCCCTCGTGATCCACCAGCCCTCGTACTCGATGCTCAACCGCTGGGTCGAAGACGGCCTCACGGATCAGCTGCGCGGCGACGGGATGGGAGCCATCGCCTTCACTCCGCTCGCACAGGGCCTGCTCACCGGCAAGTACCTGGGCGACGGCACAGCACAGCGCGCGCAGAAGCGCGGTTCGCTGCCGGATGCTCCGGTGTCGGAGGAGGGTCTGGCGATCCTGCGTCAACTCAATGACATCGCCGCCTCCCGCGGCCAGTCCCTCGCACAGCTCGCCATCCAGTGGGTGCTGCGTGACCCGGTGGTTGCCTCGGCGCTGATCGGCGCATCGCGGGTCGAGCAGCTGGATGAGAACGTCGCCGCCGTCACCGCGGCGCCGCTGACGGCAGAAGAGATCGCCCAGATCGACGCGATCGCCGGTTCCATCGACGTCAACCTCTGGGCGGTGTCATCGGACCTGTGAGCGCACGATGAGATCTGCGGCCGCTCCGGCGTCGGTGCACGTGCGCGCCCCGGGGAAGATCAACGTCTTCCTCGCGGTCGGCGATGTGCACGACGACGGCTACCACTCGCTCGCGACGGTCTTCCAGGCAGTATCCCTGTACGAGGATGTCATCGCGACCGCGTCGCCAGACTTCACGGTGAGCGTCAGCGGACCGGACGTCGATCCGGCGACCGTGCCGTTGGATGATCGCAACCTCGCGGTGCGCGCGGCCAAGATCCTCGCCATGGCGACGGGATATCCGGGCGGCGTGCATCTCGAGATTCGTAAGAGTGTTCCCGTGGCGGGAGGGATGGGTGGGGGATCCGCGGATGCTGCTGCTGCCCTCGTCGCGTGTGATGCGCTCTGGGGGACGGGCCTCTCTTCGCAGCGGATGCACGAGCTCGCGGCGCGACTGGGAGCGGACGTGCCGTTCGCGCTGCACGGCGGCACCGCCGTCGGGACGGGGCGCGGCGACCACCTCACCCCGGCGCTCGCCCCGGGACGCTTCGACTGGGTGCTTGTGCTGAGCGATCAGGGGCTGTCGACGCCGCAGATCTACCGTCAGCTCGATGAGTACCGTCTCGAGCACGGTGCGCTCGCGGATGATCCGCCAGAGTCTCTGGATGTTCCACCCGCCGTGCTGCAGGCCCTGCGATCCGGTGATGCCCGCGCGCTCGCGGAGGTCGTGTTCAACGACCTGCAGGTGGCGGCGCTGCAGGACCGCCCGGACCTGGAACGTGTGCTCGCCGCAGGAGCGGAAGCCGGCGCGCTGGCGGGACTCGTCTCGGGATCCGGCCCGACGATCGCACTGCTGTGCGCGTCGGCGGATGATGCGCGGCGTGTGCAGGATGAGTGCGAAGAGCGGGGCCTGCGGGCGCTGCACGTCCACAGCGCTGTACCTGGCGCGCGCATCATCGCCTGAGCTGCCGCGGACGAAGCGCGAGGCGATCTCTCCTGCGACTGCGCCCAGCAATCTGCCGTAGCCTGGATCAGACATGGCACATCTTCTCGGGGCCGAGGGCCTCCACCTTGAGTACCCCACAAAAGTCGTCTTCGATGCGATCACGGTCGGCGTCGAAGAGGGTGACCGCATCGGCATCGTCGGACGCAACGGCGATGGAAAGTCGAGCCTGCTGGCGATGCTCGCAGGCCGCAAGGAGCCCGACGGCGGTCGCGTCACGGTGCGCAGCGGCATCACGATCGGCGTGCTCGACCAGGCGGACACTCTCGATGATTCGCTGACGGTCGGCACCGCCGTGGTGGGCGATCTCGAGGAGTACGAGTGGGCAGGGGATGCTCGCATCCGCGACATCATCGGCGGCCTGCTCGACGGTCTCGACTGGAATGCGCCCGTCACCGCGCTCAGCGGCGGGCAGCGTCGACGCGTCGCGCTCGCCAAGCTGCTTACGGGGGACTGGGACATCATCGCCCTCGATGAGCCCACGAACCACCTCGATGTCGAAGCGGTCACCTGGCTGGCCGGACACCTCAAGAAGCGCTGGTCGCCGAACGCGGGGGCGCTCCTGGTCGTCACCCACGACCGGTGGTTCCTTGACGAGATCTGCACCGAGACGTGGGAGGTTCACGATCGCATCGTCGAGCCCTTCGAAGGCGGCTACGCGGCGTACATCCTGCAGCGCGTCGAGCGAGACCGCATGGCAGCCGCGACTGAAGCGAAGCGTCAGAACCTGGCGCGCAAGGAGCTCGCCTGGCTGCGTCGAGGCGCACCCGCCCGTACGGCGAAGCCGAAGTTCCGCATCGATGCGGCGAACGCGCTGATCGCAGATGTTCCGGAGATCCGCGATCCTGTGTCGTTGCAGTCGCTGGCGGTGTCGCGCCTGGGCAAGGATGTCGTCGACATTCTTGATGTGAGCGTCACCTACCCCGCCACCGACACGTCGCCGGAGCGAGAGGTGCTGCGCGACGTGGAATGGCGCATCGCGCCGGGTGAGCGCACGGGCATCCTCGGCGTCAACGGCGCAGGAAAGTCGACCCTTCTCGGCCTCGTCTCGGGCACGGTGCAGCCGACCACGGGGCGGGTGAAGCACGGCAAGACGGTGAAGGTGCGCACGCTCACTCAGCAGCTGGACGAGCTGGTCGAGTTCTGGAACGATCCCGTCCGGGTGGTGATCTCCGGCCTGCGCACCTCGTACACGATGGGCACGGGGTCGAAGGCGCAGGACCTGACGCCTGGCCAGCTGCTGGAGCGGCTCGGGTTCTCGTCCGCGCAGCTCTCGACGCCGGTGAAGGACCTGTCGGGTGGGCAGCAGCGCCGCCTGCAGCTTCTGCTCGTCCTGCTCGACCAGCCCAACGTGCTGATCCTCGACGAGCCGACGAACGACATGGACACCGACATGCTCGCGGCGATCGAGGACCTTCTGGACACGTGGCCGGGCACCCTCCTCGTCGTCAGCCACGACCGGTACTTCCTGGAGCGGGTCACCGACCAGCAGTACGCCGTCATGGGCGGGCGTCTTCGCCACCTGCCCGGGGGCGTCGATGAGTATCTGCGGCTTCGCCAGCATGAGATGGATGCTCCCGCGCCGACTCCCGCGAAGACGAGTGCTCCCACGACTCTCCGGCTGGAGGGGGCAGAGCTGCGGGCAGCGCAGAAGGAGATCTCGGCGCTGGAGCGACGGATCCAGAAGCTCACGCAGCAGATCGACGCCGCGAAGCACGCCCTCGTCGAACACGATCAGTCCGACTACACGGGCCTCGGCGAGAAGATGACGAAGATCGGCGCGCTCGAGGCTGAGGTCGAAGAGAGTGAGCTGCGCTGGTTCGA
The DNA window shown above is from Microbacterium keratanolyticum and carries:
- the metG gene encoding methionine--tRNA ligase, with product MPAGESFYITTPIYYPSDVPHIGHGYTTVAVDTLARWHRQAGDPTWMLTGTDEHGQKMLRAAAANNVTPQEWVDKLVTEAWFPLLKTLDVANDDFIRTTQERHEERVKKFVQAIYDRGYIYAGEYEALYCVGCEEFKPDSEIVDGTGPFEGLKVCAIHSKPLELLQEKNYFFKLSEFQDRLLELYRDEPDFVRPESARNEVVSFVKQGLKDLSISRSAFDWGIEVPWDDAHVIYVWVDALLNYATAVGYGDDTDEFDSRWPAYHVVGKDILRFHAVIWPAMLMAAGVDVPKGVFAHGWLLVGGEKMSKSKLTGIAPTEITDVFGSDAYRYYFLSAIAFGQDGSFSWEDLAARYQAELANGFGNLASRTVAMIERYFDGVVPTASEYTEQDLEIQRIVAKAASQADAAMERFRIDEAIESIWTIVDALNGYITENEPWALAKDETQRDRLSTVLYTCADGLRALTVLLSPVMPQSTATLWAALGAADSLGALDAQPLREAGAWGVLPAGAKVSTLAPLFPRVETSA
- a CDS encoding TatD family hydrolase gives rise to the protein MSQHPETYVRERATEGRKNLLYPSAPAPLAVPVYDNHAHLEITDGDDPLTLAEQLDRAQEAGVIGVVQASGDLESSRWAVAAAESDQRVLAAVAIHPNDAPTYAAAGLLDDAITEIDELAAHPRTRAIGETGLDFFRTGPEGREAQFVSFEAHIALAKKHGIAMQIHDRDAHDDVLKTLVRVGAPETTVFHCFSGDEAMARIAADAGYYLSFAGNVTFKNAQNLRDALAVTPLDRILVETDAPFLTPVPLRGRPNAPYLIPITLRFMAEELGIDVDELGAQVAANTLRVYGSFDD
- a CDS encoding MFS transporter, whose amino-acid sequence is MGRDFRWLLASSWTSNVGDGVALAAAPLLIASITSSPILVASGAILQFLPWLLFGLHAGAIADRFDRRRLVMFANAARAVVLAALCVFLVTGTSNIGIVLAVAFLYGTAEVFVDTAGSTLLPMIVQPADLGTGNARLQAGYLVANQFAGPPLGAFLFAAGTAWPFLLEIVCVSLAVVLISRMARTPVPSRGETGERTAVHTDIAEGIRWLWRNPPVRMLVIIILAFNITWAAPWGVLVLYATEHLDLGAVGYGMLTTASAAGGLLATFSFGWLERHISFAALMRIVLTMEVLMHLAFALTSIGWVALVIMFFFGAYAFVWGTISTTVRQRLVPAELQGRVASVNMVGVFGGMVIGQALGGVIAETWGLTAPWWFAFAGAALTLVLVWRPISQIVSAKPVLDETAEVQSSNEP
- the rsmA gene encoding 16S rRNA (adenine(1518)-N(6)/adenine(1519)-N(6))-dimethyltransferase RsmA; translation: MTVTLLGATEIRRLAAELDVTPTKKLGQNFVVDANTVRKIVHAAAVQPGERVVEVGPGLGSLTLAILEAGASVTAVEIDHRLAARLPQTAAEHGVPEGALTVVDADALRVTELPGEPTLLVANLPYNVSVPVLLHFLENFTYLQRGVVMVQAEVAERLAAKPHSKIYGTPSVKAAWYGEWKLCGTVSRQVFWPVPNVDSLLVGFDRAADVRGSEEERVATFAIVDAAFNQRRKMLRQALSGLFGGSSAASEILTRAGVAPTARGEDLTVDDYHRIALAAASLDE
- the mgrA gene encoding L-glyceraldehyde 3-phosphate reductase; its protein translation is MTAPRFKPHVPEIHRPYSAAADRYQRFEYRQVGASGLYLPPISLGLWWNFGDNIPLDNQRALLRHAFDIGITHFDLANNYGPPYGSAEKNFGRIFAEDLRPYRDELIISSKAGWDMWPGPYGDLGSRKYILASAEQSLTRMGLDYVDIFYSHRVDPVAPIEETIGALDTLVRQGKALYVGISSYSAERSAEAAKVARELGTPLVIHQPSYSMLNRWVEDGLTDQLRGDGMGAIAFTPLAQGLLTGKYLGDGTAQRAQKRGSLPDAPVSEEGLAILRQLNDIAASRGQSLAQLAIQWVLRDPVVASALIGASRVEQLDENVAAVTAAPLTAEEIAQIDAIAGSIDVNLWAVSSDL
- a CDS encoding 4-(cytidine 5'-diphospho)-2-C-methyl-D-erythritol kinase, which translates into the protein MRSAAAPASVHVRAPGKINVFLAVGDVHDDGYHSLATVFQAVSLYEDVIATASPDFTVSVSGPDVDPATVPLDDRNLAVRAAKILAMATGYPGGVHLEIRKSVPVAGGMGGGSADAAAALVACDALWGTGLSSQRMHELAARLGADVPFALHGGTAVGTGRGDHLTPALAPGRFDWVLVLSDQGLSTPQIYRQLDEYRLEHGALADDPPESLDVPPAVLQALRSGDARALAEVVFNDLQVAALQDRPDLERVLAAGAEAGALAGLVSGSGPTIALLCASADDARRVQDECEERGLRALHVHSAVPGARIIA
- a CDS encoding ABC-F family ATP-binding cassette domain-containing protein; this translates as MAHLLGAEGLHLEYPTKVVFDAITVGVEEGDRIGIVGRNGDGKSSLLAMLAGRKEPDGGRVTVRSGITIGVLDQADTLDDSLTVGTAVVGDLEEYEWAGDARIRDIIGGLLDGLDWNAPVTALSGGQRRRVALAKLLTGDWDIIALDEPTNHLDVEAVTWLAGHLKKRWSPNAGALLVVTHDRWFLDEICTETWEVHDRIVEPFEGGYAAYILQRVERDRMAAATEAKRQNLARKELAWLRRGAPARTAKPKFRIDAANALIADVPEIRDPVSLQSLAVSRLGKDVVDILDVSVTYPATDTSPEREVLRDVEWRIAPGERTGILGVNGAGKSTLLGLVSGTVQPTTGRVKHGKTVKVRTLTQQLDELVEFWNDPVRVVISGLRTSYTMGTGSKAQDLTPGQLLERLGFSSAQLSTPVKDLSGGQQRRLQLLLVLLDQPNVLILDEPTNDMDTDMLAAIEDLLDTWPGTLLVVSHDRYFLERVTDQQYAVMGGRLRHLPGGVDEYLRLRQHEMDAPAPTPAKTSAPTTLRLEGAELRAAQKEISALERRIQKLTQQIDAAKHALVEHDQSDYTGLGEKMTKIGALEAEVEESELRWFELTEQIG